A part of Cottoperca gobio chromosome 4, fCotGob3.1, whole genome shotgun sequence genomic DNA contains:
- the mettl13 gene encoding LOW QUALITY PROTEIN: eEF1A lysine and N-terminal methyltransferase (The sequence of the model RefSeq protein was modified relative to this genomic sequence to represent the inferred CDS: inserted 2 bases in 1 codon; deleted 1 base in 1 codon), whose amino-acid sequence MSLLPRTAEEFSSTEYWERFFKKRGEKAFEWYGDYNKLCGVLHKYIKVQDKVLVVGCGNSELSEQMYDVGYKHITNIDISETVVTHMNQRNAERRPGLTFQQVDATQTPYEEASYQLQLDKATLDGMASEEEGALARNMLNEVGRVLSVGGRYVCVTLAQESVIKLAVEHFIQLGWAVRLHCLQQENGKEEDSXLALPVFVLVCTKFRQPMPMPILEMCLGEDGAPTRLTQVAELLSAVREQQAYSVLKKRLRTSTDASSNLSLTLCHAKTGLARYTLTVQDCPPCAKVPRLNQFAIFIVPQGSETAWLYSSSEGRRQLAASANFRRLVIVAMHRNQEYSDMQAVQSELSPMVMDLAPPGMPANQQVPFLSVGGDLGWREEVSSGVSELSGQYCVENVKGEDGELYRRLVFLSNAALVQSESRLVSSNTASGHKKKNKKKAKPAAAPTTSSTSLSVDSGFLCCAHHEVMVAGLTMLGVGTPQNKDVPVSVLLVGLGGGGLPQFLRDFVPNVTVEVVELDPVVMQVAKEWFGFRPDDRLTVSLGDGLERISALEKEGGRLFDAIMFDVDNKDSTVGMSCPPAAFVETSILQKVCSLLSPRGVFTLNLVCRDSVLRKSVLERVSAVFPTILSRKIEGEVNEVLLCSHGENETSNAACILPSLNQAAKSLQSALCSNRTGTNSSPHIDITELLKDLKVE is encoded by the exons ATGAGTCTTTTGCCTCGCACTGCTGAGGAGTTCAGCTCCACAGAATACTGGGAGAGATTTTTTAAGAAGCGCGGAGAGAAGGCTTTTGAATGGTATGGAGACTACAACAAACTCTGCGGCGTGCtgcataaatacatcaaagtccAAGATAAG GTGTTGGTGGTTGGTTGTGGTAACTCTGAGCTGAGTGAACAGATGTATGATGTTGGCTACAAACATATAACTAATATTGACATCAGTGAAACAGTGGTGACCCATATGAACCAGCGAAACGCTGAGCGCCGGCCAGGCCTGACCTTCCAACAGGTGGATGCTACACAAACTCCATATGAGGAGGCCAGCTACCAG CTGCAGCTTGACAAGGCCACACTGGATGGCATGGcatcagaagaagaaggagcacTGGCCAGGAACATGCTCAATGAG GTGGGCCGTGTGTTAAGTGTTGGCGGCCGGTATGTCTGTGTGACGTTGGCTCAGGAGAGTGTGATCAAGTTAGCCGTAGAGCACTTCATTCAGCTGGGGTGGGCTGTGAGGCTCCACTGCCTGCAGCAGGAAAATGGGAAAGAAGAGGACTC TTTAGCTTTGCCTGTCTTTGTTCTGGTCTGCACCAAGTTTCGTCAGCCTATGCCCATGCCTATTCTGGAGATGTGTCTTGGAGAGGATGGAGCCCCTACTCGTCTCACACAAGTAGCAGAGTTGTTGTCGGCTGTGAGGGAGCAACAAGCTTACTCTGTCTTGAAAAAGAGGCTCCGTACAAGCACAGACGCCAGCTCGAacctctcactcactctttgCCACGCCAAGACTGGCCTCGCCAGATACACTCTCACAGTACAAGATTGTCCTCCATGTGCCAAGGTCCCGAGATTAAACCAGTTTGCTATTTTTATTG TGCCTCAAGGCAGTGAGACGGCTTGGCTCTACAGCTCCAGTGAGGGGCGAAGGCAGCTGGCAGCCAGTGCTAACTTTCGGCGCCTGGTTATTGTGGCAATGCACAGGAATCAGGAGTACTCAGACATGCAGGCTGTCCAGTCAGAACTCTCACCCATGGTGATGGACCTGGCTCCCCCTGGAATGCCAGCCAACCAGCag GTGCCGTTTCTGTCAGTTGGCGGTGACCTGGGTTGGCGAGAGGAGGTCAGCAGCGGTGTGAGTGAGCTGAGCGGGCAGTACTGTGTTGAGAATGTCAAAGGAGAAGACGGAGAACTCTATCGGAGACTTGTTTTCCTGTCTAATGCTGCCCTCGTCCAATCAGAGAGCCGTCTTGTCTCTTCAAATACTG CTTCAGGtcacaagaagaaaaacaaaaagaaggcCAAGCCGGCAGCTGCTCCAACAACATCCTCCACCTCTCTGTCAGTGGACAGTGGCTTCCTCTGCTGCGCTCACCATGAAGTTATGGTGGCTGGCCTTACCATGCTTGGGGTGGGAACGCCACAGAACAAGG ATGTCCCAGTGTCAGTGCTTCTGGTGGGGCTTGGTGGAGGAGGCCTGCCTCAGTTTCTACGGGACTTTGTGCCCAATGTTACTGTCGAGGTTGTAGAACTAGACCCAGTTGTGATGCAAGTGGCAAAGGAATGGTTCGGGTTCAGACCAGATGATCGTTTGACTGTCAGTCTTGGAGACGGCCTCGAACGCATCTCTGCCCTGGAGAAAGAAG GTGGTCGTTTGTTTGATGCCATCATGTTCGATGTAGACAATAAAGATAGTACTGTGGGAATGAGCTGTCCTCCTGCTGCCTTTGTAGAAACCTCGATCCTGCAGAAAGTCTGCAGCCTGCTAAGCCCCAGAG GTGTATTCACACTGAACCTTGTGTGTCGTGACTCAGTCTTGAGGAAAAGCGTGTTGGAGCGTGTGAGTGCCGTGTTTCCCACCATCCTCTCTCGAAAGATTGAAGGGGAGGTCAACGAGGTCCTTCTGTGCTCTCATGGAGAAAATGAGACATCAAATGCTGCCTGCATCCTTCCATCCTTAAACCAAGCTGCCAAAAGTCTGCAGAGTGCACTGTGCTCTAACAGGACTGGAACCAACAGCAGCCCACATATAGACATCACAGAGTTGTTAAAAGACCTGAAAGTAGAGTAA
- the itpa gene encoding inosine triphosphate pyrophosphatase: MAVSAVRSVVFVTGNAKKLEEVIQILGDRFPYKLVSKKIDLPEYQGEPDEISIQKCKEAAREVDGPVIVEDTCLCFKALGGLPGPYIKWFLDKLEPEGLYKLLAGFEDKSAWALCTFAFSAGKDEPVQLFRGKTEGHIVEPRGPRDFGWDPCFQPEGYDQTYAELPKEVKNTISHRYRALAAMSEHFSQTNNTSPEGKKKKQED; the protein is encoded by the exons ATGGCTGTGTCTGCTGTAAGGTCTGTGGTCTTCGTGActggaaatgcaaaaaaactcGAGGAG GTCATTCAGATCCTTGGAGACAGGTTTCCGTACAAACTAGTTTCAAAAAAGATTGATT TACCTGAATACCAAGGAGAACCAGATGAGATTTCCATACAGAAGTGTAAAGAAGCTGCACGGGAG GTTGATGGACCAGTCATAGTGGAGGACACATGTCTATGTTTCAAGGCTTTGGGAGGCCTGCCTGGTCCTTATAT aaAATGGTTCCTGGATAAACTCGAGCCAGAAG gctTGTATAAACTCCTTGCTGGGTTTGAAGATAAATCAGCATGGGCTCTCTGCACCTTTGCTTTCTCTGCTGGGAAAGATGAACCAGTACAGCTCTTCAGAGGGAAAACGGAG GGACACATTGTGGAACCTAGGGGTCCTCGAGACTTTGGATGGGATCCCTGTTTCCAGCCAGAGGGATATGACCAAAC CTATGCTGAACTTCCCAAAGAGGTGAAGAATACTATCTCGCACCGCTACCGGGCGCTTGCTGCCATGTCTGAGCACTTCTCTCAAACCAACAATACCTCACCAGAGggcaaaaagaagaaacaggagGATTAA
- the rangrf gene encoding LOW QUALITY PROTEIN: ran guanine nucleotide release factor (The sequence of the model RefSeq protein was modified relative to this genomic sequence to represent the inferred CDS: deleted 1 base in 1 codon) — protein sequence MQSRDSVDQSHPLFGGALSAVLPTSAKDTSELREIPDNQEVFAHEHTDQSLIVELVEYQGQVADQDASRYHFEDIAGSNKALEPGAFEVTSVVSLSKSELSLSDCSSAWMLTGTQCVSKFNEEARNTVTLHLGLFRLPQFSTDVLITFNDPQRISPDSSSAASAETHTEPWTVQDFQRLLQTLTLHNPGLFG from the exons ATGCAGAGTCGAGACAGCGTCGATCAGTCTCATCCTCTGTTCGGAGGAGCGCTGTCAGCCGTCCTTCCCACA AGCGCCAAAGACACCAGTGAGCTAAGGGAGATCCCGGACAACCAGGAGGTGTTTGCCCATGAACACACCGACCAGAGCCTGATCGTGGAGCTGGTGGAGTACCAGGGTCAAGTGGCAGACCAAGACGCTTCCAGGTATCACTTTGAAGACATCGCAGGCAGTAACAAAGCTTTAGAGCCAGGTGCTTTTGAGGTGACCAGTGTTGTGTCCCTGTCGAAATCTGAGCTGTCCCTGTCGGACTGCAGCTCTGCCTGGATGCTGACTGGGACGCAGTGTGTATCCAAATTCAACGAAGAAGCTAGGAATACAGTGACCCTTCACCTGGGTCTGTTCCGTCTGCCACAGTTCTCCACAGATGTCCTGATAACCTTCAATGACCCACAGAGAATCAGCCCTGATAGCAGCAGTGCTGCTTCAGCGGAGACACACACTGAGCCATGGACAGTGCAGGACTTCCAGCGCTTGTTGCAGACTCTGACTCTGCACAACCCAGGGCTGTTTGGGTAG
- the vamp4 gene encoding vesicle-associated membrane protein 4 isoform X1 produces the protein MSEPDREEQPEDNMPPKFKRHLNDDEVTGSIRSERRNLLEEDSDEEEDFFLRGPTGPRFGPQNDKFKQVQSQVDEVIDVMQENISKVIERGERLDDLQDKSESLSDNASAFSSRAKQMHRRMWWRDMKMKMIIAMVVVALLLIIIIPVILRYR, from the exons ATG AGTGAGCCAGATCGGGAGGAGCAGCCGGAAGACAACATGCCCCCCAAGTTTAAACGACATCTCAATGATGACGAGGTCACGGGATCCATTCGCAGCGAGAGG AGGAACCTACTGGAGGAAGACTCGGATGAGGAGGAAGACTTCTTTCt GAGAGGACCCACAGGACCCAGATTTGGACCTCAGAATGACAAATTCAAGCA GGTGCAGTCGCAGGTTGATGAGGTGATCGATGTGATGCAGGAGAACATCTCCAAGGTGATAGAGAGGGGCGAGCGGCTTGATGACCTGCAGGACAAGTCAG AGAGCCTATCGGATAACGCGTCTGCCTTCAGTAGCCGAGCCAAACAGATGCACAGGAGGATGTGGTGGAGAGACATGAAG ATGAAGATGATTATTGCCATGGTAGTTGTTGCTCTCCTGCTCATTATCATCA ttCCAGTGATCCTGCGATATCGCTAG
- the vamp4 gene encoding vesicle-associated membrane protein 4 isoform X2, which produces MPPKFKRHLNDDEVTGSIRSERRNLLEEDSDEEEDFFLRGPTGPRFGPQNDKFKQVQSQVDEVIDVMQENISKVIERGERLDDLQDKSESLSDNASAFSSRAKQMHRRMWWRDMKMKMIIAMVVVALLLIIIIPVILRYR; this is translated from the exons ATGCCCCCCAAGTTTAAACGACATCTCAATGATGACGAGGTCACGGGATCCATTCGCAGCGAGAGG AGGAACCTACTGGAGGAAGACTCGGATGAGGAGGAAGACTTCTTTCt GAGAGGACCCACAGGACCCAGATTTGGACCTCAGAATGACAAATTCAAGCA GGTGCAGTCGCAGGTTGATGAGGTGATCGATGTGATGCAGGAGAACATCTCCAAGGTGATAGAGAGGGGCGAGCGGCTTGATGACCTGCAGGACAAGTCAG AGAGCCTATCGGATAACGCGTCTGCCTTCAGTAGCCGAGCCAAACAGATGCACAGGAGGATGTGGTGGAGAGACATGAAG ATGAAGATGATTATTGCCATGGTAGTTGTTGCTCTCCTGCTCATTATCATCA ttCCAGTGATCCTGCGATATCGCTAG